One Acaryochloris thomasi RCC1774 DNA segment encodes these proteins:
- a CDS encoding helix-turn-helix transcriptional regulator, with the protein MGLTPHQYVIHQRIECAKGLLVKEKMAISDAAYAMGFSHQSHFTRHFKRQVGVTPKQFLARS; encoded by the coding sequence ATAGGACTTACCCCTCATCAGTACGTCATACACCAACGGATAGAGTGTGCTAAGGGCCTGCTCGTCAAGGAGAAGATGGCGATCTCTGACGCTGCATATGCAATGGGGTTTTCCCACCAAAGTCATTTCACCCGACACTTTAAACGTCAGGTGGGTGTCACACCCAAACAATTTCTAGCTCGATCGTAA